From the genome of Triticum aestivum cultivar Chinese Spring chromosome 3B, IWGSC CS RefSeq v2.1, whole genome shotgun sequence, one region includes:
- the LOC123066907 gene encoding uncharacterized protein, translating into MCVSIHQPAALSLSLAENFKARHFIGFSIRACPFHFTGHAMRMPCDFAPFIGVTPPHAPASAPRLLHSSCVSSPCIRLFPVTRRTTVLRAGEATTMSTGKAPALYHVRARSLTSKLLDLDSSPACPSPPPFRSRSHASVPFLWEDAPGKPKLRAPRPTALLLPSASPAPVLADGGATAARVAGGHEDGAPAHARPVLLKLKLPPRLQAAEHPLSSPKTVLQGPYFGGGGNKPPRPLRRIARTASCQMNLRAGGGLFVWRKGAATATASAGSKEGGHCQLYAVAPDASCCSPAASSASSSSSSSMSYFFDDHSRRQADGREDSEDGEAGADGGKGSVRITRFRRNRSLPTMSRSHLWANIRKGVKQISPWSYKPT; encoded by the exons ATGTGCGTCTCCATCCATCAGCCGGCCGcactgtctctctccctcgctgaaAACTTCAAGGCGCGCCATTTCATCGGTTTCTCCATCCGCGCTTGTCCATTTCATTTCACGGGTCATGCGATGCGTATGCCGTGCGACTTCGCTCCATTTATCGGCGTCACGCCTCCACACGCGCCGGCCTCCGCTCCCCGTCTACTTCACTCGTCGTGTGTGAGCAGCCCTTGCATTCGCCTATTTCCTGTTACACGACGGACGACCGTCTTGCGAGCGGGAGAGGCTACGACGATGAGCACCGGGAAGGCGCCCGCGCTCTACCACGTCCGCGCCCGATCGCTTACGAGCAAGCTGCTCGACCTCGACTCCTCGCCGGCGTGCCCCTCCCCGCCGCCGTTCCGGTCCCGCTCCCACGCCTCCGTGCCGTTTCTCTGGGAGGACGCGCCGGGGAAACCCAAGCTGCGTGCACCCCGGCCGACCGCTCTCTTGCTCCCTTCCGCGAGCCCAGCCCCGGTTCTTGCTGACGGCGGCGCGACTGCCGCCAGAGTGGCCGGCGGTCACGAGGACGGTGCCCCTGCCCATGCGCGCCCCGTGCTGCTCAAGCTGAAGCTGCCGCCGCGGCTGCAAGCGGCGGAGCACCCGCTCTCCTCCCCCAAGACCGTGCTCCAGGGCCCCTACTTCGGCGGCGGCGGAAACAAGCCGCCGAGGccgcttaggaggatcgcgaggaCGGCGAGCTGCCAGATGAATCTGCGCGCCGGCGGGGGTCTCTTTGTTTGGAGGAAGGGCGCGGCAACGGCAACGGCATCAGCGGGCAGCAAGGAGGGCGGCCACTGTCAGCTCTACGCCGTGGCGCCGGACGCGTCGTGCTGTTCGCCGGCGGCGTCGtcggcgtcctcgtcgtcgtcgtcgtcgatgtCCTACTTCTTTGATGACCACAGCCGCAGGCAGGCCGACGGGCGCGAGGACTCGGAGGATGGCGAGGCAGGCGCCGACGGCGGCAAGGGGTCGGTGAGGATCACCAGGTTCAGGAGGAACCGAAGCCTTCCCACTATGTCCAGATCGCATCTCTGG GCCAACATCCGCAAGGGCGTCAAGCAGATTAGTCCATGGAGCTACAAGCCTACATAG